The Synchiropus splendidus isolate RoL2022-P1 chromosome 11, RoL_Sspl_1.0, whole genome shotgun sequence genome contains a region encoding:
- the tsc22d3 gene encoding TSC22 domain family protein 3 isoform X2 codes for MSAEMFAKSPMEVAVYQLHNFSISFFSSLLGGDVVSVKLDNSASGASVVAIDNKIEQAMDLVKNHLMYAVREEVEILKEQIKELAEKNNQLERENYLLKNLASPEQMEKFQSRIPADALLDNQCSQVSQDHHQHQPCGHATGSAV; via the exons ATGAGCGCGGAGATGTTCGCTAAGTCGCCGATGGAGGTAGCCGTCTACCAGTTGCATAACTTCTCCATATCCTTCTTCTCCTCGCTGCTCGGAGGAGATGTGGTGTCGGTCAAACTTGACAACAG TGCCTCTGGTGCTAGCGTTGTGGCCATCGACAACAAGATCGAGCAGGCGATG GATCTTGTCAAAAACCACCTGATGTATGCTGTTCGTGAGGAGGTGGAGATCCTGAAGGAACAGATCAAGGAGCTGGCGGAGAAGAACAACCAGCTGGAGAGGGAGAACTACCTTCTCAAGAACCTGGCCAGCCCTGAGCAGATGGAGAAGTTCCAGTCTCGCATCCCAGCAGACGCGCTGCTGGACAACCAGTGCTCCCAGGTGTCCCAggaccaccaccaacaccagccTTGCGGCCACGCCACTGGCTCTGCTGTGTAA